In Salmo trutta chromosome 16, fSalTru1.1, whole genome shotgun sequence, a genomic segment contains:
- the LOC115150219 gene encoding interferon-induced protein 44 isoform X2, whose amino-acid sequence MVAALRNFKLSDPDMGQLRCLLYGPVGAGKSSFINSVNNVFQGRVAHNALVAAASGTSFTKTYNTHYIKDGDKRLPFAFNDVMGLEAQEKGMQPEDIINALKGHLPEGYKFNPCSALTDESGEYNKKPRSSDKVHCLVSVVAADKISLMSNDVIVKMRKVREKASELGIAQVVVMTMPDKACPLVEMDVKKMYTSKAIKDKMQICSNEVGIPMNCILPVKNYHEEGMLDNDMDILILKAMTQMMNFANDYVWNLQQTA is encoded by the exons ATGGTGGCTGCACTGAGGAACTTTAAACTGAGTGATCCTGACATGGGGCAGCTGAGATGCCTGCTATATGGACCAGTCGGAGCAGGAAAGTCCAGCTTTATCAACTCAGTCAACAATGTCTTCCAAGGACGAGTAGCACATAATGCCCTGGTAGCTGCTGCCTCTGGCACAAGCTTCACCAAGACA TACAATACACACTACATTAAAGATGGAGATAAACGTCTGCCCTTTGCATTCAATGATGTCATGGGTCTGGAGGCACAAGAAAAAGGGATGCAACCTGAAGACATCATCAATGCTCTGAAGGGCCATCTACCAGAAGGCTATAAG TTCAATCCTTGCTCTGCATTAACTGATGAAAGTGGAGAATACAATAAGAAGCCCAGGTCAAGTGACAAGGTTCACTGTCTGGTGAGTGTCGTGGCTGCAGACAAAATCTCTCTCATGTCAAATGACGTCATAGTCAAGATGAGGAAGGTCAGAGAAAAAGCCAGTGAACTGG GAATAGCTCAAGTTGTTGTCATGACCATGCCAGACAAGGCTTGCCCGCTGGTGGAGATGGACGTGAAGAAGATGTACACCAGCAAGGCAATAAAAGATAAG ATGCAGATCTGCAGTAATGAGGTGGGCATTCCCATGAACTGCATCCTGCCTGTGAAGAACTACCATGAGGAGGGGATGCTGGATAACGACATGGACATTCTGATACTGAAAGCCATGACTCAGATGATGAACTTTGCCAACGACTACGTCTGGAACCTCCAACAAACTGCATGA
- the LOC115150219 gene encoding interferon-induced protein 44 isoform X1 yields MGNEKSTSPKKEFDGPWRDQNWDKQERDTMVAALRNFKLSDPDMGQLRCLLYGPVGAGKSSFINSVNNVFQGRVAHNALVAAASGTSFTKTYNTHYIKDGDKRLPFAFNDVMGLEAQEKGMQPEDIINALKGHLPEGYKFNPCSALTDESGEYNKKPRSSDKVHCLVSVVAADKISLMSNDVIVKMRKVREKASELGIAQVVVMTMPDKACPLVEMDVKKMYTSKAIKDKMQICSNEVGIPMNCILPVKNYHEEGMLDNDMDILILKAMTQMMNFANDYVWNLQQTA; encoded by the exons ATGGGTAATGAAAAAAGCACGTCACCAAAGAAGG AATTTGACGGCCCGTGGCGGGATCAAAATTGGGA TAAACAAGAGAGAGACACCATGGTGGCTGCACTGAGGAACTTTAAACTGAGTGATCCTGACATGGGGCAGCTGAGATGCCTGCTATATGGACCAGTCGGAGCAGGAAAGTCCAGCTTTATCAACTCAGTCAACAATGTCTTCCAAGGACGAGTAGCACATAATGCCCTGGTAGCTGCTGCCTCTGGCACAAGCTTCACCAAGACA TACAATACACACTACATTAAAGATGGAGATAAACGTCTGCCCTTTGCATTCAATGATGTCATGGGTCTGGAGGCACAAGAAAAAGGGATGCAACCTGAAGACATCATCAATGCTCTGAAGGGCCATCTACCAGAAGGCTATAAG TTCAATCCTTGCTCTGCATTAACTGATGAAAGTGGAGAATACAATAAGAAGCCCAGGTCAAGTGACAAGGTTCACTGTCTGGTGAGTGTCGTGGCTGCAGACAAAATCTCTCTCATGTCAAATGACGTCATAGTCAAGATGAGGAAGGTCAGAGAAAAAGCCAGTGAACTGG GAATAGCTCAAGTTGTTGTCATGACCATGCCAGACAAGGCTTGCCCGCTGGTGGAGATGGACGTGAAGAAGATGTACACCAGCAAGGCAATAAAAGATAAG ATGCAGATCTGCAGTAATGAGGTGGGCATTCCCATGAACTGCATCCTGCCTGTGAAGAACTACCATGAGGAGGGGATGCTGGATAACGACATGGACATTCTGATACTGAAAGCCATGACTCAGATGATGAACTTTGCCAACGACTACGTCTGGAACCTCCAACAAACTGCATGA